One genomic region from Amaranthus tricolor cultivar Red isolate AtriRed21 chromosome 12, ASM2621246v1, whole genome shotgun sequence encodes:
- the LOC130796790 gene encoding uncharacterized protein LOC130796790 isoform X2, whose amino-acid sequence MHHLNSFSSQTPLTARSCSNSIISNKTAISSSSSIDATNHGIFCKVCRKQPLFMPKKRSKNHHQWRISAVERDQSKFEVDQDKARKALSELDQQIESLSTKQPNSPKIKASSIGNLAEQAKNEPPEITG is encoded by the exons ATGCATCACCTAAATTCTTTCTCTTCTCAAACTCCATTAACAGCTAGGAGCTGTTCAAACTCCATTATATCTAATAAAACTGCCATATCTTCTTCTTCGTCGATTGATGCTACCAATCATGGCATATTCTGTAAAGTATGTAGGAAACAACCATTATTTATGCCTAAAAAAAGAAGCAAGAATCATCATCAATGGAGGATTTCAGCAGTTGAAAGGGATCAATCAAAGTTTGAGGTTGACCAAGATAAGGCTAGAAAAGCTCTTAGTGAATTAGACCAACAAATTGAATCTCTTTCTACAAAACAACCCAATTCTCCTAAGATCAAAG CCTCAAGTATTGGAAATTTGGCAGAACAAGCAAAAAACGAGCCTCCAGAAATTACAGG ATGA
- the LOC130796789 gene encoding NAC domain-containing protein 78-like, translating to MDPKCSKSTSLAPGFRFHPTDEELVWYYLKRKVSGKPFRVDAISEIDIYKVEPSDLPGLSKLKTRDQEWYFFSALDRKYGNGSRTNRATNEGYWKTTGKDRPVYHKCQVVGMKKTLVYHKGRAPRGERSNWVMHEYKLNDDVLENVGTSPDGFVLCRVFQKSGTGPKNGEQYGAPLVEEEWEDSGEPVVPSEVSFDDPYVDDDAYIEEIDFNQVLQLPENVHSSVSFNHVEGNNYIEESKDMSGANHKSVEESNGTFTLETLDGQNFDDVAHHESILCVVKNEHMAQPNDLSNEAPVTLDDLLSDSVNVPFDDELYLDSSDLHPRDFDVLESNWDDLDFDIGPYLNDDCLPGLMDKDLDEGFSDHQNVINETWEMPLATQQLPGIDDNGSASSSHQTMEISKDIQSPCMTRANHSLSNISAPSAFASEKPSKDMATHLSAFMPSTPVHVTAGMVRIRDMPIGVRESGLHWSFDKNGIISVRLSFDLPETLYPPGLESLTGLLPKTSTATSRRWLCFMLFLIFVFGLSIKIRTCIYAK from the exons ATGGATCCAAAATGCTCAAAATCAACGTCGTTGGCGCCGGGGTTTCGGTTTCACCCTACAGATGAAGAGCTTGTATGGTATTATCTTAAGCGTAAGGTTTCTGGAAAGCCTTTTCGTGTTGATGCCATTTCTGAAATCGATATTTACAAAGTCGAACCCTCCGATCTTCCag GTCTTTCAAAGTTAAAAACCAGAGACCAAGAGTGGTACTTTTTTAGTGCCCTGGATCGGAAATATGGCAATGGATCAAGGACTAACCGAGCAACAAATGAGGGATATTGGAAAACAACCGGAAAGGATAGACCAGTTTACCACAAGTGTCAGGTTGTTGGGATGAAAAAGACTCTGGTCTATCACAAAGGTCGAGCTCCACGTGGTGAGCGGAGTAATTGGGTAATGCATGAATACAAACTCAATGATGATGTGCTGGAGAATGTGGGTACTTCCCCG GATGGTTTTGTTTTGTGTCGAGTGTTTCAGAAAAGTGGGACAGGACCAAAGAATGGGGAGCAATATGGAGCACCATTGGTGGAGGAAGAGTGGGAAGATTCAGGAGAACCTGTGGTGCCTAGTGAGGTGTCTTTTGACGATCcctatgttgatgatgatgcatATATTGAAGAAATTGATTTCAATCAG GTCTTGCAACTTCCAGAAAATGTTCATTCTTCTGTCAGCTTTAATCATGTTGAAGGCAACAACTACATTGAAGAATCCAAGGATATGTCTGGAGCTAATCATAAGTCTGTAGAAGAGTCTAACGGTACGTTTACCTTGGAAACTCTGGATGGTCAGAATTTCGATGATGTTGCGCATCATGAGAGTATTCTATGTGTTGTGAAGAATGAGCATATGGCTCAACCAAATGATTTGAGCAACGAGGCTCCAGTTACGCTTGATGATTTGTTATCTGATTCAGTGAACGTTCCCTTTGATGATGAACTATACCTTGATTCTAGTGACCTTCATCCTCGTGATTTTGACGTGCTTGAATCGAATTGGGATGATTTGGATTTTGATATTGGACCATATTTAAATGATGATTGCCTTCCTGGACTTATGGATAAAGATCTGGATGAAGGTTTTTCTGATCATCAG AATGTGATAAATGAAACCTGGGAAATGCCTTTGGCAACTCAGCAACTACCTGGAATTGATGATAATGGTAGTGCATCTTCCTCTCATCAAACCATGGAAATCTCAAAGG ATATTCAATCACCTTGTATGACTCGAGCAAACCATTCGTTGAGCAATATTTCTGCTCCTTCTGCATTTGCTTCAGAAAAGCCTTCCAAGGACATGGCTACACATTTGAGTGCCTTTATGCCATCCACCCCCGTTCATGTGACTGCTGGTATGGTCCGAATCAGGGACATGCCCATCGGGGTCAGGGAAAGTGGACTGCATTGGTCATTTGATAAGAATGGTATCATCAGTGTTCGCCTTTCCTTTGACCTCCCTGAGACTCTCTACCCTCCAGGATTGGAGTCTTTGACTGGTTTATTACCCAAGACGTCTACAGCTACTTCTCGTAGATGGTTATGCTTTATGCTTTTTCTGATCTTTGTTTTTGGTTTAAGCATCAAAATTAGGACATGCATTTATGCAAAGTGA
- the LOC130796790 gene encoding uncharacterized protein LOC130796790 isoform X1 — protein sequence MHHLNSFSSQTPLTARSCSNSIISNKTAISSSSSIDATNHGIFCKVCRKQPLFMPKKRSKNHHQWRISAVERDQSKFEVDQDKARKALSELDQQIESLSTKQPNSPKIKASSIGNLAEQAKNEPPEITGSFLRYTAFFLFLFTILYNVLFVTVIKPSVDGPDEDVADTDVTTTYQAPNNAS from the exons ATGCATCACCTAAATTCTTTCTCTTCTCAAACTCCATTAACAGCTAGGAGCTGTTCAAACTCCATTATATCTAATAAAACTGCCATATCTTCTTCTTCGTCGATTGATGCTACCAATCATGGCATATTCTGTAAAGTATGTAGGAAACAACCATTATTTATGCCTAAAAAAAGAAGCAAGAATCATCATCAATGGAGGATTTCAGCAGTTGAAAGGGATCAATCAAAGTTTGAGGTTGACCAAGATAAGGCTAGAAAAGCTCTTAGTGAATTAGACCAACAAATTGAATCTCTTTCTACAAAACAACCCAATTCTCCTAAGATCAAAG CCTCAAGTATTGGAAATTTGGCAGAACAAGCAAAAAACGAGCCTCCAGAAATTACAGGGTCATTTTTAAGATACACCgcattttttctatttttatttacaattctatacAATGTACTTTTTGTAACAGTCATAAAACCCTCTGTTGATGGTCCAGATGAGGATGTTGCAGATACTGATGTTACCACAACTTATCAAGCTCCAAATAATGCAAGTTAA